Sequence from the Microbacterium sp. 1.5R genome:
CATCGGCGCGACCGCGAGGTCCCAGCGGGCCGTGGTCGGCCGGCAGGGCTTCGCGGTGGGGGTCATCGGCGCGGCACTCGGGCTTCTCGCCGGCCTCGTGATCGCCGCGGTCGGCGTGCAGATCGGTTCCGGACTGATCGAGAACGTGCCGCAGGGGTTCTCTCTCGCCCAGCCGTTCATCGCCTTGCCGGTCGTCGGCGTCGCGCTCACGACCTGGGCGGCGGCATGGGTGGGCTCCAGACGCGTCCTCGCCGTCACGCCGCTGCAGGCGATCGGCGGGTCGGTCGAGCGCACTCACGAAGAGCTGTCCCGCCCCGGGCGGCACATCGGCGCATGGATCCTGCTGGCTTCCGGCACCGTGCTGCTGGCGGCAGGGGTCGTCGTCGGCCTCGTGCACCCGCTCGGGGTGGTCGTCGCCTTCGTCGGCGGACTGCTCTCCTTCACCGGACTCGCGCTCGGATCGGTGCTGTTCATGCCTCCCGTGCTGCGTCTGGTCGGGCGGATGTTCGGATCGAGTGCCACGGCACGACTCGCGGCCGAGAACGCCCTCCGCTATCCCGAGCGCTCGTCGCGCATGGCGATCGGCGTCGTGATGGGGGTCACACTGGTCACGATGTTCGCGGTCGCGCTCGAATCGGTCAAGCAGATGCTGATCGGTCAGGTCGAGGGTGAGACGCCTGCGGAGTTCTTCACCCCGTTCGACGCCTTCGCATCGGTGATGATGGTGCTCGTGGCGGTGTCGGCGGTGATCGCCGCGGTCGGTCTCGTCAACCTTCTGACGATCGGCGTCGTGCAGCGTCGTCGCGAGCTCGGACTCCTCCGGTCCATCGGCCTGTCCAATGGGCAGGTGCGCCGCATGGTGCTGCTCGAGGCGGCGCACATCACGGTGGCCGCCACGCTGACCGGGTTGATCCTGGGCATCGCCTACGGATGGATCGCGGCGCAGTCGCTGCTCGGCTCCGTGCCGACCCTGCCCGACTTCGAGGCCGCCGGGCTCGTCGCACCGCACGTGCCCTGGCTGCCCGTGGTCATCATCGTCGCGGCGACCGCTGTGCTGACCCTGGTGGCTGCCGCGACGCCGACCCGCCTCGCCACCCGCGTGGCGCCCGTCGACGCACTGGCCGCCGACTGACGACGACGCCCGGGGATGCCCCGATGACCGAATCCGTCATCGGGGCATCGGCACCCGGGCGGTCGTTCTAGGCTGGACGGATGCCGTCTCCGTTCGACCAGTCCACGTATCAGGTGCGTCTCGAGTGGGGCGTCGACGGGCTCGATCGCCTCGCGCCCGCCGATGTCGTCGTCGTGGTCGACGTGCTCCGCTTCTCGTCGACGGTGGCAGACGCTGTCGCGTCGGGGTCCGCGGTCTCGCTCGACGACGCGCGTGAGTGGTCCCGCAATGGCGCCGCGGTCGCCGCCCGCGCCGGCGACGCGGTCGTGCTGATCGGAAGTCTCCGCAACGCGGCGGCAGTGGCACGAGCGATCGCGACGCTGCAGGAGCGCAACCAGTCACGCACTTCCGTGAGCGTGATCGCCGCGGGCGAAGCCGACGCCGCGGGCGCCGTGCGCTTCGCGGTCGAAGACCACCTGGGAGCCGGCGCGATCGTCGCCGCGCTCACCGAACTCGGCATCGACCACACGGCGCCCGATGCGGCCGTGGCCGCCGAGGGATTCCGCGCGCTGAAGAGGGCGCTGCGCCACATGGTCAGCGCGAGCGGTTCGGCGCGTGAGCTCGCGGACGGGGTCGCCGCGACCGAGCGGATGCGGGCATCCGGTGCTGCGCCGACGACGGTGTCGGACGCCGCCGAGCTCGACGCCCTGGATGTCGTCCCCGTGCTGCGTGATGGGCTCTTCGTCGCCTTCGACTGAGCGGTCTGCGGTCGTCCCCGGCGCGCAGGTCATCCCCGCTCGGGGGTGAGGCGCCTGTGGATCTCGTCCCTGCACGCGCTCGGCAACAGGCCGTGCATCCGGCACGGGTTTCGTGTTCCGCGACGTAGGGTCATGGCATGAGGTTCGTCCCCGCTTTCATCGTCGATGCCGTCCTGGTGCTCGTCTTCGCCGTGATCGGCCGTGCCTCGCACGGAGAAGATCCCGGCGGGTTCCTGTTCACCGCCTGGCCGTTCATCGTCGCCCTCCTGCTGGGTCACGTCGTGGCGGCGCTTCTGCCGGCGAGGCCGCGTCGACCGTGGTCGCTGGCCTGGGGTGCCGTCGTCTGGCTCGTCACCGTGGTCGGCGGGCTGCTGCTGCGCGTCGTGGCGGGGGACACCGCGCAGATCGCGTTCATCATCGTCACGACCCTCGTGCTCGGCGTCTTCCTCGTCGGGTGGCGAGCCCTGGCAGCGCTCCTGCGTCGGCGTGCGGGGCGTGCGAGCGATGCCGGTGCGGCGCGCGGGCGGCCTGAGGAGCGGGAGGATGACGACACTCCCGTCGACCGGGACGCACCCGCCGACGCGGCAGCCTCGGATCGAGCGCAGGAGGAACCCTCGCCCGAGGCCGATCCGGAATCAGGTCCTCACGCGCGCTGACCACACTCTGTGGGTTCGCGGCGCTCGGGGCGGGTCGACGTCGTGCGCGGATCAGCGCGACATCTGCGCCGCGAGCCTCGTGTCGGCCGTGATCTCGCGCCGAGTCCAGTCGAACAGGTAGCGCGCGTCGTACGAGCGGGAGCACCGCGCGCACGATGTGGCGCGTGACGGACGCCGGTGGCGGTAGGTCACGTGACCAGCGGGGCACTGGCCGACCCACGGCGCGAGTTCGACCGCCGTCTCGCCATGGTGGGTGGTTCCGCCGACGTAGCCCAGGTCTCGGGCCACGCGCTTCCAGGTCGGGCCGTGGGCCGCTTCATGACCCGCGAGGGCATGCGCCACCTCGTGCAGCAGCACCTGATGGATCTCGTCGTCCTCGAACCGCGCAGCCAGATACCGCGACACGGTGATGCGCTTCTTCGTGTAGTCGCACTGCCCCGCCCGACGCTTCGCGTGGTCGAAGCCGAATGACCAGCTGTCGTCGAGGTGCAGCGTGATCAGTGCCTCGCCCCAGACGCGCACCCGGTCAAGTTCCGCCATGCGATCAGGCTAAGCCATACCGCCGACATCGCCCCTCAGCGGGGCACCGGCGGGCGTGTGCTGCCGTCAGCCCGCGACGAGCTGCGTCGTGCGGCGCCGCTCGGCGGCTTCGATGGCGAGCAGCACCGTCTCGAGCTCTCGGTCCTCGGCCCCGGCCTCGCGGCGCAGGAAGAGGGACTGCTTGAAGCTCTCGCGAGCGGTCTCGTAGTCGCCGGCCTCGTAGGCGTTCCTGCCGTGATGGTGGTGCGCGAACGCGGCGATCGACAGCCAGCGCTGTCCCTCGGCTTCGGCGGCGCACGTCGCGAGCTCCTGCTCGGCGGCGGCGTGGGCGCCGCGGTGCTGCAGGATCGTGGCGTGCAGCACCCTCGAGCGCAGGACGTCCTTGCGTGTGCCCGCCATGCGCGACTGGCGCACGGCCTCATCGGCGAGGGGGAGCGCTTCGTCCAGACGGTCGAGGACCTTCAGCAGCCAGACCCGCTCCAGCAGTGCCGGAAGGCTCCGCTGGCTCTCGATCTCCTCCAGCCGTGCGGCGCATTCACCGAGGTCGACCAGCTCGCGAAGGCTCTCCGGGTCGTATCCCTGGATGAAACTCATTGCTCTCCTTCCGCAGCGTCCCCCGTCAAGTGTGCCTCGCGTCGGCGCAGTCGTCGGGGCGGCACGCCCCACGGCCCCGCATCCGATCTCGATCGAGGCCTCAGCGGAGGAACAGCGAGGCGTCCGGACGAGGGGAGGCGACGGCATCCGCATCGGTCACCACGCGCGCACCCTGCACGAAGGCGGTCACCTCGGCACCCTGCGCGATCTTGGCGGGATGTGGCCCCGCGGCGAGCATCCTGGGCAGCCATTCGGTGGGCAGGGGAGCCGCCGATGCGGCGATCACGAGGTTGCCGAACCTGCGCCCCTTCAGCACCTGGGTGTCGGCGAGGACGCCGATCTCGGGCAGAACCTCCGCGATCGTCGCGACCTGTCGCCGGGCGAACGCGAGGCCCGGCCCGTCGGCGACGTTCACGAGCAGCACGCCGGCGGGCGCGAGCAGTTCGGCGAGTTCGCGGTAGAACTCGATGCTGGTGAGGTGGGCCGGCGTCTGGGCTCCGGAGTAGACGTCGGACACCACCAGATCGCAGGTGCCGACGATCGCCGGGGGGAGGCGGCGGACGCCCTCGCGGGCATCTCCGATGCGGAGCCGGATGGCCGCGCCTCGCGGCAGGGGGAGGTGCTCGCGCACGAGGGTGGCCAGCGGTGCCTCGAGCTCGATCACCTGCTGCCGAGAACCGGGGCGGGTCGCTTCGATGTAGCGGGGGATCGTCAGTGCGCCCGCGCCGAGGTGCACCGCCGTCAGGGGACCGGCGGCGAGCTGGTCGATCACGGCGCCCATCCGCACGATGTACTCGAAGTGCAGGTGCGTGGGGTCATCCAGGTCGACGTGCGACTGCGGGGTGTCGTCGACGATGAGCTCGAATCCGCTGGTGAACTCCGACGGCACGATGCGGGCGATGCCTCCGTGGTCGAGACGGACCTGCGGGTGCTCGGTGTCCTTCGCTCGCGTCCTGCCCATGCTCCGAGACTACGCGCTCACTCCGCCTCGACATCGTGTGGTCGGCTCACGCGATGGGAGGATTGAGGGCTGCTGACTCGCCGCGAGTCTGCCGCGGAGGCTCGATGTTACGGCCGCATGACGTTTCCGAGAATAACTTGCAGGGAATTAGTTAGTGATGAATACTTTTTCCTACGTGGTAGGCACCCGATGCCGCCAGGACGTTCAAAGAGGAGATCCCTGATGCACAAGCGCATTCTTCCGGTCGTGGCGCTGGGCGCCGTGGCCACCCTGGGCCTGGCGGCCTGTGCCGGCGGCGGAGCCGACACCGGCGGAGCCGTCGACGGAGAGGGCCAGGAGCTCACCGTCTGGATCATGAAGGGCACGAACCCGGACGCGAGCGCGTTCTACGACGAGGTCTCGAGCGCCTTCGAAGACGAGACCGGCGCCACGGTCAAGATCGAGGAGATCCAGTGGGCGGACGCTCACGATCGCTTCGTCACGTCGATCGCCGGCGGCACCACGCCCGACATCGCCGAGACCGGAACCACCTGGACCGCGGAGTTCGCTGACGCCGGTGCCCTCGAGCCGCTCGACGAGTACGTCGACGCCGAAGACGGCCTGCGTGACGACCTCGTCGAGGGCCTCGCGGTCGCCGGCACCTACGAAGACGAGCTCTACGGCATGCCCTGGTACGCCGGAGTCCGCTCCATCGTCTACCGCACCGACGTGTTCGAGGAGCTCGGTCTCGAGGCCCCGAAGACGTGGGACGACATCGTCACCGCTGGCGAGGCCATCAAGGCCGCCAAGCCCGACATGCTGCCGTTCCCCGTCGCGGGTGACGCGGAGTTCCAGGTGTACCCCTGGGTCTGGGGCGCCGGCGGCGAGGTCGCGACCCTCGACGGCAAGACCTGGACGAGCGAACTCGACAGCAAGGAGTCGCAGGCCGGCATCGAGTTCTACACCGGACTCGCGACCGAGCACGGCTTCTCCTCCGCCGGGGCCACGACCTGGAAGGAGACGGACCTCCGTGACTCGTTCACGCAGGGCAACGTCGCCATGATGCTCTCGGGCTCCTGGACCCCGAAGGCTCTGATCGAGGCCAACCCCGAGCTCGAGGGCAAGATCGGCGCCGCCGTGATCCCCGGCGAGGACGGCGGCATCGCTCCGTCCGTGCTCGGCGGCTCGCACCTGTCGGTCTTCAACACGACCGAGAACGCCGACCTCGCATGGGAGTTCGTCAAGCTGATGACCACGGGCGAGTTCGCCGAGAAGTGGGCTGACGAGACCGGATATTTCCCGGGAGTGCAGTCCGCGATGGAGGAGGCCCTGGCCTCGACCGACCCGCTCGTCGCTCCGTTCGCGCAGCAGATGGTCGAGGGCGGCGCATCCGTGCCGGTCACCCCGAACTTCGGTGCCGTTCAGGCGAAGAAGACCACCAACTCGATGATCCAGGCGATCCTCAGCGGGCAGAAGGACGTCGCCACGGCGACGAAGGACGCCGCCGCTGAGATGACCGATCTGCTCAACCAGTAAGGCTGTATCCCTTCATGTCGATGGTGCAAGCGCCACTGCCGGTCACGAAGGCGGAGTCCACCTCCGCCTCCGTGGCCGGCGGCCGGCCGCCCAAGCGGGGTTTCTCGCTGATCACGGCCCGCCCCTGGCTTCTTCTCGCCCCCGGGCTGGTCATCCTCGCGGTGCTCATGCTCTGGCCGCTCATCCAGGTCGTCATCTTCTCGCTGCAGGACTACGGTCTTCGCGAGATCAACACCGGCGAGAACAACTGGATCGGCGTCGACAATTACGTCGAGGCGCTCACCAACCCGACACTGTGGACCGTCGTCCTGCCGAACACCGTCGGCTTCGCCGCCGTCGCCGTGTTCGTCACGGTCGCGGTCGGCACGCTCGTGGCGCTGCTGCTCGCGAAGCTGGGCACGGTGTGGCGCACCATCGTCTCGAGCTGCATCATGGTGGCGTGGGCGATGCCCGCCGTCACCGGAACCTACGTCTGGACGTTCATCTTCGATGCCGACCGCGGCATCTTCAACACCGTCCTGCAGGATCTCGGCCTGATGGACGACCCGGTGAACTGGTTCACCAATCAGTGGTCGTTCTACGCGATCGTGCTGCTGAACGTCGTGCACCACGGCTTCCCGTTCGTCGCCATCACGGTGCTCGCGGGCCTGCTCGGCGTCTCGAAGGAGATGCTCGAGGCGGCCGCGCTCGACGGCGCGAACGCGTGGATGCGGTTCTGGAAGATCATCTTCCCCACTCTCAAGCCCGTCTTCTCGGTCGTGATCATCCTGTCGACGATCTGGGACTTCAAGGTCTTCGCGCAGGTCTACCTGATGCCCGGTGGAGGCGGCGGCAACCGGTCGGTGCTGAACCTCGGCGTCTGGTCGTACGTCGAATCCTTCGGCCAGAACCGCTACGGCTTCGGTGCCGCGCTCGCCGTGCTGCTCACCCTCGTGCTGATCGGCATCACGATCGTGTACATCCGCTCCCTCATGAAGGAGGACGAGCTGTGAACCCCCGCCCGTCTGTCATGTCGCGCGTCGGCACCGGCATCGCGATCGCCGCCGTCCTGATCTTCACGCTGTTCCCCGTCTACTGGATGGTCTCCAGTGCGCTCGACGCCAAGGCGTCCAGCGGAGGGCAGTCGCTGCTGCCTCAGGAGTTCACGTTCGACAACTTCGCCTTCGTCCTCACCGACGGCGGTTTCGGCACCTACCTCCGCAACTCCGCGATCGTGGCTCTCGTCACCGTCCTGGTCAGCGCCCTCGTGTGTCTGCTCGCGGCTGTCGCAGTCGCCCGGTTCCGCTTCAAGTTCCGCACGACCATCCTGATGATGATCCTCGTCGTGCAGATGGTTCCGCTCGAGGCCCTCGTCATCCCGCTCTTCCTGCAGGTCAAGAGCCTCGGGCTGCTCAACAGCATCCTCGGCCTGATGGTCGTGTACGTCGCGCTCTCGCTGGCGTTCGGGATCTGGATGCTGCGCGGATTCGTCGCCGCCGTGCCCGTCGAGCTCGAGGAGGCCGCGTACATCGACGGCGCCAGCTGGTGGCGGATGTTCCGCTCGATCCTGCTGCCGCTGGTGATGCCCGGTCTCGTCGCGACCAGCATCTTCAGCTTCATCACGGCCTGGAACGAATTCATCTTCGCCATGACGATCCTCGGCAGCGCGACCGACCAGTACACGGTCTCGATCGGACTGAAGTCGTTCTTCGGCCTGCACTCCAACGACTGGGGCAGCATCATGGCCGCGTCGACGATCATCACGATCCCGGTGATGGTGTTCTTCGTGATCGTGCAGCGTCGTCTCTCGGCCGGCATGGTCGCGGGAGCGGTGAAGGGATGACCGACGACCTCGTCCGCCTCGCCAACGGGGTGCTCTGGCCGGGGTTCCTCGGCACGGAGGCCCCCGAATGGCTTCTCGACGAGCTGCGCGACGGCCTCGCGGGTGTCATGTACTTCAGTCAGAACGTCGGCGAGGGACTTCCGGCTCTGAGCGACGAGATCCTCCGGGCCAATCCGGACGCGCTGATCGGGATCGACGAGGAGGGCGGCAACGTCACACGCCTCGAGTCCGCAGCCGGCTCCACGCTTCCGGGGGCGGCTCAGCTGGGCATCGTCGACGACGTCGAGGCGACACGGGCATCGGGTGCCGAGCTGGCTCGACGAGTGGCCGCGATCGGCGGCAACGTCGTGCTCGGTCCCGTCGCGGATGTGAACACCGATCCGCGGAATCCTGTGATCGGCGTCCGTTCCTTCGGCAGCGACCAGAAGCTCGTCGCCCGACACGTGCAGGCGGCGGTGGAGGGACTGCAGAGCACGGCGGTCGCGGCGTGCGT
This genomic interval carries:
- a CDS encoding 2-phosphosulfolactate phosphatase — encoded protein: MPSPFDQSTYQVRLEWGVDGLDRLAPADVVVVVDVLRFSSTVADAVASGSAVSLDDAREWSRNGAAVAARAGDAVVLIGSLRNAAAVARAIATLQERNQSRTSVSVIAAGEADAAGAVRFAVEDHLGAGAIVAALTELGIDHTAPDAAVAAEGFRALKRALRHMVSASGSARELADGVAATERMRASGAAPTTVSDAAELDALDVVPVLRDGLFVAFD
- a CDS encoding sugar ABC transporter substrate-binding protein is translated as MHKRILPVVALGAVATLGLAACAGGGADTGGAVDGEGQELTVWIMKGTNPDASAFYDEVSSAFEDETGATVKIEEIQWADAHDRFVTSIAGGTTPDIAETGTTWTAEFADAGALEPLDEYVDAEDGLRDDLVEGLAVAGTYEDELYGMPWYAGVRSIVYRTDVFEELGLEAPKTWDDIVTAGEAIKAAKPDMLPFPVAGDAEFQVYPWVWGAGGEVATLDGKTWTSELDSKESQAGIEFYTGLATEHGFSSAGATTWKETDLRDSFTQGNVAMMLSGSWTPKALIEANPELEGKIGAAVIPGEDGGIAPSVLGGSHLSVFNTTENADLAWEFVKLMTTGEFAEKWADETGYFPGVQSAMEEALASTDPLVAPFAQQMVEGGASVPVTPNFGAVQAKKTTNSMIQAILSGQKDVATATKDAAAEMTDLLNQ
- a CDS encoding carbohydrate ABC transporter permease, producing MSMVQAPLPVTKAESTSASVAGGRPPKRGFSLITARPWLLLAPGLVILAVLMLWPLIQVVIFSLQDYGLREINTGENNWIGVDNYVEALTNPTLWTVVLPNTVGFAAVAVFVTVAVGTLVALLLAKLGTVWRTIVSSCIMVAWAMPAVTGTYVWTFIFDADRGIFNTVLQDLGLMDDPVNWFTNQWSFYAIVLLNVVHHGFPFVAITVLAGLLGVSKEMLEAAALDGANAWMRFWKIIFPTLKPVFSVVIILSTIWDFKVFAQVYLMPGGGGGNRSVLNLGVWSYVESFGQNRYGFGAALAVLLTLVLIGITIVYIRSLMKEDEL
- a CDS encoding ABC transporter permease; translated protein: MSAVIESPTLAVVPQTSATGPRLAWLRDRGMGASILVAALSAAFGVVLVETTAYLGAVLQADPFIGDSETLAFIVGLLSVLLTGVAMYVAAIVTANTFSTIIAGRTRQIALMRLIGATARSQRAVVGRQGFAVGVIGAALGLLAGLVIAAVGVQIGSGLIENVPQGFSLAQPFIALPVVGVALTTWAAAWVGSRRVLAVTPLQAIGGSVERTHEELSRPGRHIGAWILLASGTVLLAAGVVVGLVHPLGVVVAFVGGLLSFTGLALGSVLFMPPVLRLVGRMFGSSATARLAAENALRYPERSSRMAIGVVMGVTLVTMFAVALESVKQMLIGQVEGETPAEFFTPFDAFASVMMVLVAVSAVIAAVGLVNLLTIGVVQRRRELGLLRSIGLSNGQVRRMVLLEAAHITVAATLTGLILGIAYGWIAAQSLLGSVPTLPDFEAAGLVAPHVPWLPVVIIVAATAVLTLVAAATPTRLATRVAPVDALAAD
- a CDS encoding spermidine synthase, whose product is MGRTRAKDTEHPQVRLDHGGIARIVPSEFTSGFELIVDDTPQSHVDLDDPTHLHFEYIVRMGAVIDQLAAGPLTAVHLGAGALTIPRYIEATRPGSRQQVIELEAPLATLVREHLPLPRGAAIRLRIGDAREGVRRLPPAIVGTCDLVVSDVYSGAQTPAHLTSIEFYRELAELLAPAGVLLVNVADGPGLAFARRQVATIAEVLPEIGVLADTQVLKGRRFGNLVIAASAAPLPTEWLPRMLAAGPHPAKIAQGAEVTAFVQGARVVTDADAVASPRPDASLFLR
- a CDS encoding carbohydrate ABC transporter permease, which translates into the protein MNPRPSVMSRVGTGIAIAAVLIFTLFPVYWMVSSALDAKASSGGQSLLPQEFTFDNFAFVLTDGGFGTYLRNSAIVALVTVLVSALVCLLAAVAVARFRFKFRTTILMMILVVQMVPLEALVIPLFLQVKSLGLLNSILGLMVVYVALSLAFGIWMLRGFVAAVPVELEEAAYIDGASWWRMFRSILLPLVMPGLVATSIFSFITAWNEFIFAMTILGSATDQYTVSIGLKSFFGLHSNDWGSIMAASTIITIPVMVFFVIVQRRLSAGMVAGAVKG
- a CDS encoding DUF3054 domain-containing protein, which codes for MRFVPAFIVDAVLVLVFAVIGRASHGEDPGGFLFTAWPFIVALLLGHVVAALLPARPRRPWSLAWGAVVWLVTVVGGLLLRVVAGDTAQIAFIIVTTLVLGVFLVGWRALAALLRRRAGRASDAGAARGRPEEREDDDTPVDRDAPADAAASDRAQEEPSPEADPESGPHAR
- a CDS encoding SprT-like domain-containing protein, with the protein product MAELDRVRVWGEALITLHLDDSWSFGFDHAKRRAGQCDYTKKRITVSRYLAARFEDDEIHQVLLHEVAHALAGHEAAHGPTWKRVARDLGYVGGTTHHGETAVELAPWVGQCPAGHVTYRHRRPSRATSCARCSRSYDARYLFDWTRREITADTRLAAQMSR